tcatattttttttttcatttttatactcgctgCATAGGAAATGACTTGTGCTTCTAGGAAAtctatgtaacaggcagaaagaGTCGTCTTCATCCCCATaatgtgtatatattcttgatcatcgTCAACAGATGAGGCAATATAGCCAATATAGATTGTCTTTCTAGTTTtgatcatataaaaattgtaagttatttaggaaattctattatatggcaaaaaaagACGTCTGCAATcgggtcttagctgctttggctaaaaatctggtatattttgtagtctatAGTATAGTTGaaagaaatataccataccaataacaatatactaaatctaGTCTTTGGTGtattgcaatattttagcgtgatttttgatatatttgtggaatatggttttattaagAATCCGTTAttaagtatctcacagtcgagcacacttgactgtagctttcctacTAGTTTCTTATTGACACAAAATCGCAGAGagctgtgcaaatattttagttCTCTTTGTTAGGCAAGaaaatatattggtatatatgaggatttcattataattaaattgccaaaaaaatagGAACACCTAAtcataatttttgcatttacttgGCAAAtcaatgattttaaaatatatatgtatactctttaatatacaacattattagaaaatttattcaaatttatttccaattaattacaaatgtattttgttttctgcctagatttcagtattttttcttcGGCACTTTGGCCTTTGAAGAGTGTCGAATTGACTTGCTTACCATTTGCTGtaattaatcgattaatttTCATCCAATTACTAACCTCAAATTCGATTACTTACTGATGCCCTTATAGCGTCTTCCTCTTGTCGTGCCTTAGTAATTCGTACCTCGGCAATTTTCCTATGGAACATTGGAATTTGTTCCTGATAATACTTGAGATCATTCTTGGCATTAGTCAAGCGTTGTCGCgtcatttcaatattattatccACTTCTTCCATGGCCGCTTCGTACtccatttcttttttcataATGGAATTCTTCAATTCGAGTATCTGCATATGATAAGCTATGCTGCTAATATCCCAAAGACGTCCAGCTTCTTCGATCTGAGCATTTAGTCCGTCTACCTCAGCTTGTAGCCGCTGAACATTTAATCGTTTATAAAGATGAATATAAAAGAACCCGATGCCTTACCTTCTCATTAAACTCAACCTTGGCTGTGGACTGTTCCAAGCTTGTTTGCGCCCAATTAATTCGATAACGCGCCTCGATGGGataaacaactaaataaatattcaattaataatataaattataaagaatataatatataaactcACAATCGTTGTGGTTGATTTTCTTGTAAATTGCCTTTGATCGACTTCCAAATGGATCCGCTGAACGTGGCATATTAATGGCTGCTTTGGCGGCTTTTGCGTGTTCCTCAGTCGCTTGCTTTTGAGAGTTGGTCAACAGTTCCTCGATGTCCACCTCAGCATCCCTTagataatatttcaataatataatatatcaatactCTTCGTATCAATACTCACTTTATCAACTCCATTGAACCATTGCAAATATTTCGTTTAGTGCGAACATCATCGATGACACAGTCGATCAGGCGATTGATTTCTTTCAAGTCCATGCGGAATTTGAAGCACTCGATTTGTTTGCCCAACAATCGCTCGGCAGTGTCCAAATACACAAGATTGGGCTGAGAGAAGCGTTCCAAGTAATCTTTGATGGACCAACCAAATAAACGCAGTTCTTTATCGATCGAGACATTCATTTGCCACAGCTCTTGAAAGATGACCATGCGATACTTGAGTTGCTGCAGCTCAGAAATAGTGGCCATAAATCCAATGGCTGTGGCAATGTTGCCATAACGTTCCTTCATCAGCTTATTCAAATCGGGGGCATATAATGACGATTCGGTCACTACCGAATCCCTCT
This window of the Drosophila albomicans strain 15112-1751.03 chromosome 2L, ASM965048v2, whole genome shotgun sequence genome carries:
- the LOC117565228 gene encoding uncharacterized protein LOC117565228; the encoded protein is MSQTSSFSSDTTSKPTIRIRRQTIWKRILHQAYPLPEAPPEMCRDAFLAELLKPYGGSTPTPSLSSDDSIMSNRVKFGNSIEFTNVEAKLLNQMIRTDRRQTYKRDSVVTESSLYAPDLNKLMKERYGNIATAIGFMATISELQQLKYRMVIFQELWQMNVSIDKELRLFGWSIKDYLERFSQPNLVYLDTAERLLGKQIECFKFRMDLKEINRLIDCVIDDVRTKRNICNGSMELIKDAEVDIEELLTNSQKQATEEHAKAAKAAINMPRSADPFGSRSKAIYKKINHNDFVYPIEARYRINWAQTSLEQSTAKVEFNEKRLQAEVDGLNAQIEEAGRLWDISSIAYHMQILELKNSIMKKEMEYEAAMEEVDNNIEMTRQRLTNAKNDLKYYQEQIPMFHRKIAEVRITKARQEEDAIRASQMVSKSIRHSSKAKVPKKKY